A DNA window from Acidobacteriota bacterium contains the following coding sequences:
- the ligA gene encoding NAD-dependent DNA ligase LigA produces MSLDVQRVIEDLRAEINRHSDLYYLADAPEISDLEFDQMLERLKGLEAEYPKLITPDSPTQRVGGKATGLKPFTHTVPLMSLDNSYDLDDLKAFTERCEKLAEGRKLDYVAELKIDGLSVSLHYEHGILATGATRGDGQQGDEVTQNVKTIRSIPLKLKADAPEHAEVRGEVFLSRSQFAKINAELDMQGEKQFANARNCASGTLRMLDSAIVASRRLDMFPYDAFTGSSKMFATHWENFEWCERNGFNVNPNRRLCADFDELAAFVAEMETVRDSLDYEIDGVVVKVNSTALQDEFGATTKAPRWAIAYKYPARQATTRLLGIGIQVGRTGALTPVAHLEPTLLAGTTVSRASLHNEDEIKRLDLKIGDYVMIEKSGEIIPQVLSVVTTKRDGSEMEFQFPRICPVCGSEAIRPEGEAVRRCTNEVCPAKVKARIGYFSSRKAMDIEGLGEVLINTLVDNGSVKDVADLYSLTVEQIASLERMAERSGTNLIDQITASKERGLQRLLYGIDIRHVGERYAKILANHFRSIDRLAETSVQELDDIHEIGLAVAESVYEWFRDPRNIDLVNRLKAAGVKTETDASSTALLDERFVGKTFVLTGKLENYTRDEAAKLIEERGGRVSSSVSKKTDFVLAGSDAGSKLTKAESLGVPVLDEAEFSQMI; encoded by the coding sequence ATGAGTTTAGATGTTCAAAGAGTGATCGAAGATCTTCGTGCAGAGATCAACCGGCACAGCGATCTCTATTACCTTGCCGACGCACCTGAGATCTCTGATCTTGAGTTTGACCAGATGCTTGAACGGCTGAAAGGCCTCGAGGCCGAATATCCGAAACTGATCACGCCGGACAGCCCAACCCAGCGCGTTGGCGGCAAGGCGACGGGCCTAAAGCCTTTCACCCATACGGTTCCGCTTATGTCGTTGGACAACTCGTACGATCTTGACGATCTGAAGGCATTCACTGAACGGTGTGAGAAGCTGGCCGAGGGGCGAAAGCTGGATTACGTCGCGGAACTTAAGATCGATGGTTTAAGCGTCTCGCTCCATTACGAGCATGGAATTCTTGCGACCGGAGCCACGCGCGGTGATGGCCAGCAGGGCGACGAGGTTACGCAGAATGTTAAGACTATCAGGTCGATTCCGCTTAAATTAAAGGCGGATGCTCCGGAACACGCTGAGGTTCGGGGTGAGGTATTTTTGTCGCGGTCGCAGTTCGCAAAGATCAACGCTGAACTCGACATGCAGGGCGAAAAGCAGTTTGCGAACGCACGGAATTGTGCGTCGGGAACGCTGCGGATGCTCGATTCCGCGATCGTCGCTTCGCGGCGGCTCGATATGTTTCCGTACGACGCGTTTACCGGCAGTTCGAAGATGTTTGCGACGCACTGGGAGAATTTTGAGTGGTGCGAAAGGAACGGATTTAACGTGAATCCTAATCGTCGCTTATGTGCCGATTTTGATGAACTGGCGGCGTTCGTCGCCGAAATGGAAACGGTCCGCGATTCGCTCGACTATGAGATCGACGGGGTGGTCGTAAAGGTGAATTCGACGGCTCTGCAGGACGAATTCGGGGCAACGACCAAAGCCCCGCGTTGGGCGATCGCATACAAATATCCTGCACGTCAGGCAACGACTCGGCTACTCGGGATCGGAATTCAGGTTGGCCGAACGGGGGCTTTGACTCCGGTTGCGCATCTTGAGCCAACGTTGCTAGCTGGAACAACCGTTTCCCGAGCCTCGCTTCACAACGAAGACGAGATCAAACGCCTCGACTTAAAGATCGGCGACTATGTGATGATCGAAAAAAGCGGCGAGATCATCCCGCAGGTCTTGTCGGTCGTGACGACGAAACGCGACGGCAGCGAGATGGAATTTCAATTTCCTCGAATATGTCCGGTTTGCGGCTCGGAGGCAATACGGCCTGAGGGTGAGGCCGTTCGTCGATGTACAAATGAAGTTTGTCCGGCAAAGGTTAAGGCCCGGATCGGATATTTTTCCTCGCGAAAGGCGATGGATATCGAAGGCCTCGGCGAAGTTCTCATCAATACGCTGGTCGATAACGGCTCGGTCAAAGACGTTGCGGATCTCTATTCACTGACCGTTGAACAGATCGCATCACTTGAGCGGATGGCGGAAAGATCGGGGACGAACCTGATTGACCAGATCACCGCGAGCAAGGAACGCGGCCTGCAGCGGCTGCTCTACGGGATCGATATCCGCCACGTCGGCGAACGATATGCGAAGATCCTCGCAAATCATTTCCGTTCGATAGATCGTCTTGCCGAAACGAGTGTGCAGGAACTCGACGATATTCACGAGATCGGTTTAGCGGTCGCCGAGAGTGTCTATGAGTGGTTCCGCGATCCGCGAAACATTGACCTCGTCAACCGCCTCAAAGCCGCCGGCGTCAAAACAGAAACTGACGCATCGTCGACAGCCCTGCTGGACGAACGCTTCGTCGGCAAAACCTTCGTTCTGACCGGCAAACTCGAAAACTACACACGCGATGAGGCGGCAAAACTGATCGAGGAACGCGGCGGCCGCGTTTCTTCGTCCGTGAGCAAGAAAACTGATTTTGTTCTGGCCGGAAGCGATGCCGGGTCCAAGTTGACAAAAGCTGAATCCTTGGGCGTTCCCGTGTTGGATGAAGCAGAATTCAGTCAAATGATCTAG
- a CDS encoding serine hydroxymethyltransferase has translation MEKNLINRFFTEGLEQADPAVSGAVDNEVRRQTDGLELIASENFVSEAVLQAAGTVFTNKYAEGYPSKRYYGGCEFADVVENLAIDRAKEIFGAEHANVQPHSGAQANMAVLMTALNHGDTILGMSLAHGGHLTHGHPLNFSGINYHVADYGVNKDTEQIDYDELQKKAEESRPTLLICGASAYPRTIDFARIGEIAQSVGAKVMADMAHIAGLVAAGLHPSPVPHCEFVTTTTHKTLRGPRGGLILCREEFAADVNRSVFPGVQGGPLIHIIAAKAVAFGEALQSDFKGYQQQVINNAKELAQTLADSGLRIVSGGTDNHLMLVDVYMDGKGITGKAAEKALDEVHITVNKNTIPFDTQKPFVASGIRLGTPALTTRGMKEGEMKLIGEMIASVIHEPESEEVRSSVKKGVAEITAKFPMYPDRLKPISEGALSAA, from the coding sequence ATGGAAAAAAACTTAATCAACAGATTTTTTACGGAAGGTTTGGAACAGGCCGATCCCGCTGTCAGTGGTGCGGTCGATAATGAAGTTAGACGGCAAACTGATGGGCTGGAGCTGATCGCTTCGGAGAATTTCGTTTCAGAGGCCGTTTTGCAGGCTGCGGGAACTGTTTTTACCAATAAATACGCCGAGGGTTATCCATCTAAGCGTTACTACGGCGGCTGCGAATTTGCAGATGTGGTCGAGAATCTGGCGATCGACCGGGCGAAGGAGATCTTTGGTGCTGAGCACGCCAATGTGCAGCCGCATTCTGGTGCTCAGGCAAATATGGCTGTTTTGATGACTGCGTTGAATCACGGCGATACCATACTCGGGATGAGTCTGGCACATGGCGGACATCTAACGCACGGACATCCGCTGAATTTTTCCGGCATCAATTACCACGTTGCTGATTACGGCGTTAATAAGGACACAGAGCAGATCGACTACGATGAACTTCAGAAAAAAGCTGAGGAATCACGGCCGACGTTGCTTATCTGCGGAGCTTCGGCGTATCCGCGGACGATCGATTTTGCACGCATTGGCGAAATAGCTCAATCGGTCGGGGCAAAAGTGATGGCTGATATGGCACATATCGCAGGATTGGTAGCGGCCGGCCTCCATCCTTCACCGGTGCCGCATTGCGAGTTCGTGACGACGACAACTCACAAGACACTTCGAGGGCCGCGTGGCGGTCTGATCCTGTGCCGTGAAGAGTTTGCCGCTGATGTGAATCGCAGCGTGTTTCCGGGCGTGCAGGGCGGGCCGCTTATTCACATCATCGCGGCAAAGGCGGTGGCATTTGGCGAGGCTCTTCAGAGCGATTTCAAAGGCTATCAGCAGCAGGTGATCAATAATGCAAAAGAGCTGGCGCAAACTCTCGCCGATTCCGGGCTCCGTATCGTTTCCGGAGGCACGGACAATCATCTGATGCTCGTGGACGTTTACATGGACGGCAAGGGAATTACGGGCAAAGCGGCTGAAAAGGCACTTGACGAGGTTCACATTACGGTCAATAAGAACACCATTCCGTTCGACACCCAGAAACCATTCGTGGCTTCGGGAATTCGACTGGGCACGCCGGCACTTACGACCCGGGGAATGAAAGAAGGTGAGATGAAATTGATCGGTGAGATGATCGCATCCGTCATTCACGAACCGGAATCGGAAGAGGTACGATCGAGCGTTAAGAAAGGTGTAGCCGAAATAACCGCTAAATTTCCGATGTATCCAGATCGGCTGAAGCCAATTAGCGAAGGTGCTCTCTCCGCAGCCTGA
- a CDS encoding aldehyde dehydrogenase family protein codes for MAKTEIKKYKNYIGGEWVKSSSNEWFDNVNPADTTDIVGRFPLSNAEDVNAAVSAAKDAATRWRRTPAPKRAELLFTLGEILRKHKDEFTQQMTREMGKVLKEAGGDVQEAIDCTYYTAGEGRRLHGFTTPAEMPNKFAMCVRQPVGLCGLITPFNFPMAIPSWKLIPALVCGNTVVLKSGEDVPLSSLNLIKACEQAGIPKGVVNLVNGSSDAGAALVENLDVRLISFTGSTTTGRVIAERCAQDNKIVSLEMGGKNAIIVMDDADLDNAVEGSLWGAFGTSGQRCTASSRLIVHKKVYKKFCEKLVAKVKQLRVGDGLDPKTEVGPVINQRALDKILGYIDIGKIHDKATLACGGVRLTKGDHKNGYFIEPTVFTDVKRGMRIEQEEIFGPVTSVIPFSTLDEAIDIVNGVNYGLSSAIYTQDVNQAFYAMQELYTGICYVNSATIGAEVHLPFGGTKGTGNGHREAGTQVLDIFSEWKSLYIDYSGKLQKAQIDAVEI; via the coding sequence ATGGCAAAGACAGAGATCAAAAAATACAAAAATTACATTGGCGGCGAGTGGGTCAAATCTTCGTCTAACGAGTGGTTTGACAACGTAAATCCGGCCGATACAACAGACATCGTTGGCCGCTTTCCGCTTTCGAATGCTGAGGACGTGAACGCAGCGGTTTCAGCTGCCAAGGATGCGGCAACACGCTGGCGCAGAACTCCGGCACCGAAGCGGGCGGAACTCCTTTTTACGCTTGGCGAAATTCTGCGCAAACACAAGGACGAATTTACGCAGCAGATGACCCGCGAAATGGGCAAGGTGCTTAAGGAAGCGGGCGGCGATGTGCAGGAAGCGATCGACTGTACCTACTATACAGCCGGCGAAGGAAGGCGTTTGCACGGCTTTACGACACCTGCCGAAATGCCGAATAAGTTTGCTATGTGCGTTCGCCAGCCGGTTGGGCTGTGCGGGCTGATCACGCCGTTCAATTTCCCGATGGCTATCCCGTCGTGGAAGCTTATCCCGGCACTTGTTTGCGGGAATACGGTCGTTCTCAAATCTGGCGAAGACGTGCCTCTTTCATCGCTAAACCTTATCAAAGCATGTGAACAGGCGGGAATTCCAAAAGGCGTGGTTAATCTCGTCAATGGTTCCTCAGACGCCGGAGCGGCTCTCGTGGAAAACCTTGACGTCCGATTGATCTCGTTTACCGGTTCGACAACCACAGGCCGAGTTATTGCGGAACGCTGTGCGCAGGACAACAAGATCGTGAGCCTTGAGATGGGCGGTAAGAACGCGATCATCGTTATGGATGACGCCGATCTGGACAATGCTGTCGAAGGATCGTTGTGGGGAGCCTTCGGTACCAGCGGCCAGCGATGCACGGCGTCGTCTAGACTGATCGTTCACAAGAAGGTGTATAAAAAATTCTGCGAAAAGCTGGTCGCAAAGGTAAAGCAGCTTCGCGTTGGCGACGGTCTCGATCCAAAAACGGAAGTCGGTCCGGTGATAAATCAGCGAGCGTTGGACAAGATCCTCGGCTACATCGATATCGGCAAGATACACGATAAAGCAACGCTTGCGTGCGGCGGCGTTCGTCTCACCAAGGGCGATCATAAGAACGGGTATTTCATCGAGCCGACCGTATTCACAGACGTAAAGCGCGGAATGCGAATTGAGCAGGAAGAGATCTTCGGGCCGGTCACGAGCGTCATTCCGTTCTCAACGCTCGATGAAGCGATCGATATCGTAAACGGCGTAAATTACGGCCTCTCATCAGCGATCTACACGCAGGATGTTAACCAGGCTTTCTACGCAATGCAGGAGCTTTACACCGGGATTTGCTATGTAAACTCGGCCACCATCGGAGCCGAAGTTCACCTGCCATTCGGCGGTACAAAGGGAACCGGTAACGGCCACCGCGAAGCGGGAACACAGGTTCTCGACATCTTCAGCGAGTGGAAATCGCTTTACATAGATTACAGCGGCAAGCTCCAAAAGGCACAGATCGACGCTGTTGAAATATAG
- a CDS encoding alcohol dehydrogenase catalytic domain-containing protein, whose translation MKALRFINGNLSLAEIPPPDRPGEALVRVVRSGICNTDIEIVRGYAGFEGTIGHEFVGVVEVADDAPHLVGKRVTGEINAGCGICDLCLSGDPRHCPARTVLGIVGRDGAHAEFLQLPSRNLIEIPDAVSDEQAVFAEPLAAAYGINEQIEIAEDSTVAVIGDGKLGLLCAFSLALKTKNLLLIGKHTEKLAHASRNGRDISTELSTNAAKLSNKFDVVVEASGSESGFATALDLVRPRGKVVLKSTFHGTPTWAAARVVVDEITIVGSRCGRFAPAIKLLASGAVRVDDLISDELPLSDGVAAMGRAVEKGVLKILLRP comes from the coding sequence ATGAAGGCTCTGAGATTTATTAACGGCAACCTCTCGCTCGCCGAGATTCCGCCGCCTGATCGGCCAGGCGAAGCCCTAGTGCGTGTCGTCAGGTCGGGCATCTGTAACACGGACATCGAGATCGTTCGCGGATATGCCGGATTTGAGGGAACGATCGGGCATGAGTTCGTCGGCGTTGTCGAGGTTGCGGATGACGCTCCGCATCTGGTGGGGAAACGCGTTACGGGTGAGATAAATGCGGGCTGCGGGATCTGTGATCTTTGTTTGTCAGGCGATCCGCGGCATTGCCCGGCACGAACGGTTCTCGGCATCGTCGGCCGCGACGGAGCTCACGCGGAGTTTTTGCAGCTGCCAAGCCGAAATCTGATCGAGATACCTGACGCCGTTAGCGACGAGCAGGCCGTTTTTGCTGAACCGCTCGCGGCTGCCTACGGAATAAATGAGCAGATCGAGATCGCAGAGGACTCCACGGTTGCTGTCATTGGCGACGGCAAACTTGGTCTGTTGTGTGCTTTCTCTTTGGCGCTTAAGACAAAGAACTTGCTGTTGATCGGCAAACACACCGAAAAGCTCGCGCATGCGTCACGAAATGGACGTGACATCTCGACGGAGCTATCCACGAATGCCGCCAAATTGTCGAATAAATTTGACGTCGTCGTCGAGGCGAGCGGTTCGGAATCGGGGTTTGCGACGGCTCTTGATCTTGTACGGCCGCGTGGAAAGGTCGTTCTCAAATCAACATTTCACGGAACGCCGACCTGGGCTGCCGCCCGAGTGGTCGTTGACGAGATAACGATCGTTGGTTCACGCTGCGGGCGGTTTGCTCCCGCGATCAAGCTGCTGGCAAGCGGTGCAGTCCGAGTGGATGACCTGATAAGCGACGAACTTCCGCTGAGCGATGGTGTCGCGGCGATGGGGCGGGCGGTGGAGAAAGGAGTGTTAAAGATCCTGCTGAGGCCGTAA
- a CDS encoding GNAT family N-acetyltransferase — MQNEIEIRECATLDQLAECVQLQRDVFQLPEVELSPVRHFIVTKNAGGFTLGAYDGDRLAGFVLSVPAFVRGEHAFYSHMTGVRSEYQSHGIGAKLKWGQRRRALSEGVKYIKWTFEPMKARNAYFNLEKLGAIVAEYEVDFYGVDYTTAPDAKIGLASDRLIAEWHLESPKVAALAAGEKFIDDRKPEAEIVITNDWAGLVASDPAAALAEQLRIRGEFQAAFSAGLAGRAFRRDAVRPAYLLYKD, encoded by the coding sequence ATGCAAAACGAGATAGAAATACGCGAGTGTGCGACGCTCGATCAGCTAGCCGAGTGCGTTCAACTGCAGCGTGACGTGTTCCAATTGCCGGAGGTCGAGCTTTCGCCGGTCCGGCATTTCATTGTCACAAAAAACGCAGGAGGCTTTACGCTCGGGGCTTATGACGGTGACAGGCTGGCGGGATTTGTGCTCAGCGTGCCCGCTTTCGTGCGCGGCGAGCACGCATTCTATTCCCACATGACCGGCGTTCGTTCGGAATACCAAAGCCATGGGATCGGAGCAAAACTTAAATGGGGTCAACGCCGCCGAGCCCTTAGCGAGGGCGTAAAATACATTAAGTGGACATTTGAACCGATGAAGGCTCGAAATGCGTATTTTAATCTCGAAAAGCTCGGCGCGATCGTTGCCGAATATGAGGTGGATTTCTACGGGGTCGATTACACGACCGCTCCGGATGCCAAGATCGGCCTCGCGAGCGACCGTTTGATCGCCGAATGGCATTTGGAAAGCCCCAAGGTTGCGGCTCTCGCGGCGGGCGAGAAATTCATCGACGACCGAAAACCCGAAGCCGAGATCGTGATCACAAATGACTGGGCTGGGCTGGTTGCGTCAGATCCTGCGGCGGCGCTAGCCGAGCAGCTTCGCATTCGCGGCGAGTTTCAGGCCGCTTTTTCCGCCGGATTGGCGGGCCGGGCTTTCCGTCGCGACGCCGTAAGGCCCGCGTACCTGCTCTATAAAGACTAA
- a CDS encoding Do family serine endopeptidase: MLKARSSRHFYSKSITAVVFLAAASFSINVEAQSDRLAKSFAEITKRIEPAVVSIETKGKTQQVSTRPPTPGSGSEGNDVMDFLRRQMQQKPVRAVGSGFIVEKAGYIVTNAHVVEEASRITVKLDSGEEYTAKVIGTDEQTDLAVLKIDAPKDLPFVRFGDSDKAEVGDWVLAIGSPFGLAKTVTAGIISQKQRETPFGSAFQRFIQTDAAINRGNSGGPLVNIDGEVIGVNSQIATSTGDYNGIGFALPSKVTESVLNQIIKNGKVRRGYLGAYLDSVKVEFAKVYGLKDAKGAIITDVRDPDSPAAIAGLKVGDIVTEFNGQQVESAQDLIGKIASTPPDQMVSISFMRENGDKLDAKSASIKLRERPTNRTARDDEDGERRVLPVDGVKGDPKPFGLTVSELSPILVEKYKLGTQKGLVVKEINPASFIADVKDSLGGEALGEGDLIQRINRVSVTDLKAFNEMVSKLKIGDPVVLHIISYNPRSANQETKIVQFTVR, translated from the coding sequence ATGTTGAAAGCCCGATCTTCTCGGCATTTTTATTCCAAATCGATCACAGCGGTTGTTTTTTTGGCGGCTGCTTCCTTCAGCATCAATGTCGAGGCCCAATCCGACAGGTTAGCGAAGTCTTTTGCTGAGATAACAAAGAGGATCGAACCGGCGGTCGTCAGTATCGAGACGAAGGGTAAGACTCAGCAGGTCTCAACTCGGCCCCCGACTCCGGGAAGCGGATCGGAGGGGAATGACGTCATGGATTTTCTGCGGCGTCAGATGCAGCAGAAACCGGTACGTGCGGTAGGCAGCGGCTTTATAGTTGAAAAAGCGGGCTATATTGTTACGAATGCTCACGTTGTAGAGGAAGCCTCACGCATAACGGTCAAGCTGGATTCCGGCGAAGAATACACCGCAAAGGTCATCGGGACCGACGAACAGACCGATCTTGCGGTACTAAAGATCGATGCTCCGAAAGATCTGCCATTTGTGAGGTTTGGCGATTCGGACAAGGCTGAGGTTGGCGATTGGGTTCTGGCGATCGGTTCGCCTTTTGGCCTTGCGAAAACGGTGACCGCAGGGATCATTTCGCAGAAGCAGCGTGAAACCCCTTTTGGCTCGGCGTTTCAGAGATTTATTCAGACGGATGCCGCGATCAACCGCGGAAACTCCGGTGGGCCGCTTGTTAATATCGATGGCGAAGTGATCGGCGTGAATTCACAGATCGCAACCTCGACGGGCGACTACAATGGCATCGGGTTCGCTCTTCCGTCAAAGGTGACCGAAAGTGTCCTCAATCAGATCATCAAGAACGGCAAGGTTCGGCGTGGATATCTCGGAGCATATCTTGATTCGGTAAAAGTAGAATTTGCAAAGGTTTACGGGCTAAAAGATGCGAAAGGCGCGATCATTACGGACGTTCGTGACCCTGACAGTCCGGCGGCGATCGCGGGCTTGAAGGTCGGTGACATCGTTACTGAGTTTAACGGGCAGCAGGTCGAATCTGCTCAGGACCTGATCGGTAAGATCGCGTCGACGCCTCCGGATCAGATGGTAAGCATCAGTTTTATGCGGGAGAATGGCGACAAGCTAGACGCCAAGAGCGCATCGATCAAGCTTCGCGAACGCCCGACAAACCGCACCGCACGCGATGACGAAGACGGTGAACGGCGCGTTTTGCCAGTGGATGGCGTAAAGGGCGATCCTAAACCTTTCGGCCTCACCGTCAGCGAACTTTCGCCGATCCTCGTTGAGAAATATAAACTCGGAACTCAGAAGGGACTCGTTGTAAAAGAGATCAATCCTGCGAGTTTTATCGCGGACGTTAAAGATTCGCTCGGGGGCGAGGCTCTCGGCGAGGGCGATCTTATACAGCGGATCAACCGCGTCAGCGTTACCGATCTCAAGGCTTTTAACGAGATGGTCTCGAAGTTAAAGATCGGAGACCCGGTAGTGCTTCACATCATCAGCTACAATCCACGGTCCGCAAATCAGGAGACCAAGATCGTGCAGTTTACGGTAAGGTGA
- the ald gene encoding alanine dehydrogenase — MKIGLPKEIKDNEYRVGLTPAGVQALTAAGHTVFVQKTAGEGSGFKDEQYTKAGGQLLDTADDVWAAGDMIVKVKEPVAPEYPRMRENQLLFTYLHLAPEFELTKQMLERKVTGVAYETITSGRRLPLLIPMSEVAGRMSVQVGATYLEKMNGGRGILLGGVPGVPAANVVIIGGGIVGTEAAKMAVGLGAKVTIIDRDLDRLRQLDDIFLSKVQTLASSRYQIEEAISHADLVIGAVLVVGAAAPKLVTRDMLHLIPQGAVLVDVAVDQGGCFETTHATTHSNPTYYEEGVLHYCVANMPGAVPRTSTFALTNATLPYALDLANKGFERAIAEDSGLYEGVNTYAGKLTYEAVATSQNLEYTPLDTLLDLKSASAG; from the coding sequence ATGAAGATCGGATTACCGAAAGAGATCAAAGACAACGAATACCGCGTTGGGTTAACGCCGGCTGGTGTTCAGGCATTGACCGCGGCTGGCCATACTGTTTTCGTGCAGAAAACAGCGGGCGAGGGCTCGGGATTTAAGGATGAGCAGTACACAAAGGCCGGCGGTCAGCTGCTCGACACGGCGGATGACGTTTGGGCCGCAGGCGATATGATCGTCAAGGTCAAAGAGCCAGTCGCTCCCGAGTATCCGCGGATGCGTGAAAATCAGCTGCTTTTCACCTACCTACATCTCGCCCCGGAATTCGAACTTACTAAGCAAATGCTTGAGCGAAAAGTAACCGGCGTTGCCTACGAGACAATCACAAGCGGACGCCGCTTGCCGCTGCTCATTCCAATGTCTGAGGTTGCGGGCCGTATGTCCGTGCAGGTCGGTGCCACTTACTTAGAGAAAATGAACGGCGGCCGCGGCATTTTGCTCGGCGGCGTTCCGGGGGTTCCGGCCGCAAATGTGGTCATTATCGGCGGCGGTATCGTTGGAACTGAGGCAGCAAAAATGGCGGTGGGCCTTGGTGCTAAGGTCACGATCATTGACCGTGATCTCGACCGTCTGCGTCAGCTTGACGATATTTTCCTGTCGAAGGTTCAGACACTTGCCTCATCGCGTTACCAGATCGAGGAAGCCATTTCGCATGCAGATCTCGTGATCGGTGCGGTCCTGGTAGTCGGTGCTGCGGCCCCGAAACTTGTGACCCGCGACATGCTTCATCTCATCCCGCAGGGTGCGGTGCTGGTTGATGTTGCGGTCGATCAGGGCGGATGCTTTGAGACCACCCACGCGACGACCCACTCGAACCCGACGTATTACGAGGAAGGCGTACTGCACTACTGCGTAGCGAACATGCCGGGAGCCGTGCCGAGAACCTCGACCTTTGCTCTGACAAATGCCACGCTGCCGTACGCATTGGATCTCGCGAACAAAGGCTTTGAGAGAGCGATCGCTGAAGATTCAGGGCTCTACGAAGGTGTCAACACCTACGCAGGCAAGCTCACCTATGAAGCGGTTGCCACATCGCAGAATCTCGAATACACGCCGCTCGACACTCTCCTCGATCTTAAATCGGCATCGGCTGGATAG
- a CDS encoding aromatic ring-hydroxylating dioxygenase subunit alpha: MSQFEIDPDIRKARTLSTDFYADERYFEMSREKIFAKAWHFLGHKDEFSGLRPVTMLPGFLDEPILLVKKNEAVSCLSNVCTHRGKILIEEPCEANLIRCGYHGRRFSLDGKFLSMPEFEEVENFPCKSDDLTKITLAEKDGFLFASIDPVETFDAFVDDAFSSFDNFETAGLKLTATREYEVDAHWALYCENYLEGFHIPYVHPVLNAVVDYGTYTTDTFRYSSLQTGYDDAGEVAARYLFVFPNLMLNYYPWGVSVNVVRPVTPSKTVVEFYTYVRDGSLIDAGAGADLHGVEMEDEAVVESVQKGIRSRFYSHGRYSPTKEQGTHHFHRLIAKFLS, encoded by the coding sequence ATGTCACAATTCGAGATCGATCCGGACATTCGAAAAGCCAGGACGCTTTCCACCGATTTTTATGCGGACGAGCGATATTTCGAGATGTCCCGAGAAAAGATCTTCGCGAAAGCGTGGCATTTTCTGGGGCATAAGGATGAGTTTTCCGGCCTGCGGCCTGTGACGATGTTGCCGGGTTTCTTAGACGAACCCATCCTTCTAGTTAAGAAAAACGAAGCCGTTTCCTGTCTTTCAAACGTCTGCACCCATCGCGGCAAGATCCTCATCGAGGAGCCGTGCGAGGCAAATCTGATTCGCTGCGGTTATCACGGGCGCCGATTCTCGCTCGACGGCAAATTCCTGTCGATGCCGGAATTTGAGGAGGTCGAGAATTTTCCGTGCAAGAGCGACGATCTCACAAAGATCACCCTTGCGGAAAAAGACGGATTCCTGTTTGCGTCAATTGATCCTGTCGAGACTTTCGACGCATTTGTTGACGATGCTTTTTCATCGTTTGATAATTTCGAGACCGCAGGACTAAAGCTAACGGCGACACGCGAATATGAGGTCGACGCTCACTGGGCTTTGTACTGCGAAAATTATCTCGAGGGTTTTCATATCCCGTATGTTCATCCGGTATTGAACGCGGTCGTTGATTATGGAACTTATACGACGGACACGTTCCGTTATTCGAGCCTTCAGACCGGTTATGACGATGCGGGCGAGGTGGCTGCGAGGTATTTGTTCGTTTTCCCCAACCTGATGCTGAACTATTATCCTTGGGGAGTGTCCGTGAACGTAGTTCGCCCGGTCACACCATCGAAAACGGTTGTCGAATTTTATACCTACGTCCGCGATGGATCGTTGATCGATGCAGGAGCCGGAGCTGACCTGCACGGTGTCGAGATGGAAGACGAAGCCGTTGTTGAGAGCGTACAGAAGGGAATTCGTTCGAGGTTCTATTCGCACGGCAGATATTCGCCGACAAAAGAGCAGGGAACGCATCATTTTCACCGGCTGATCGCCAAATTTTTGAGTTAG